A genome region from Bradyrhizobium commune includes the following:
- a CDS encoding DUF2971 domain-containing protein, which yields MTDLYDTRYAHLPRKVRTAVDGFVKWSQKQLLEEQNETTPVDALYHYTGDVPFHSILKKQQIWCFRHLHQRDETEFEYSLQIAREVMRSVGWSKDPFKRSMCCGLDDVLEVNSLVDTFEFYLFSLSKHRDDRQQWLEYGNAGRGFAIGFAPPLFQPDKDTVSEKASDNLHVGRVIYGEPATRVRHRRGIEKVAEVVSRYGRANIKMPRDKEILLQFIQAMQTEFIASQLVWNCLTAKDIKYANEREVRYVIMNLPGKFDDIRRELKLGDRTKHYVEADLPLKKRGNIKEILIGPLAPKDAEAKARLFLKKQGYPAIRIVRSKVTL from the coding sequence ATGACCGATCTCTACGATACGCGATACGCCCACTTGCCGCGCAAAGTCCGAACCGCAGTGGATGGCTTCGTCAAGTGGTCACAAAAACAATTGCTCGAAGAGCAGAACGAGACCACGCCGGTCGATGCGCTCTATCATTATACGGGTGATGTCCCGTTCCACAGCATTTTAAAGAAGCAACAGATTTGGTGCTTTCGCCACTTGCATCAGCGGGACGAAACCGAATTCGAATACTCGCTCCAAATTGCGCGCGAGGTAATGCGGTCGGTCGGCTGGTCGAAAGACCCTTTTAAGCGCTCTATGTGCTGCGGTCTTGATGACGTGCTCGAAGTTAACTCCTTGGTCGATACCTTCGAGTTCTACTTGTTCAGTCTCAGCAAGCATCGCGACGATCGCCAACAATGGCTGGAATACGGAAATGCGGGACGCGGTTTCGCCATCGGCTTCGCTCCGCCGTTATTTCAGCCCGACAAGGACACGGTGAGCGAAAAGGCGAGTGATAACCTGCACGTGGGTCGCGTGATCTACGGCGAACCTGCAACGCGGGTGCGTCACCGGCGCGGGATTGAAAAGGTCGCTGAGGTCGTTAGCCGCTACGGCAGGGCAAACATCAAGATGCCAAGAGACAAGGAAATCTTGCTGCAATTTATCCAGGCAATGCAGACCGAGTTCATCGCATCGCAACTTGTCTGGAATTGTTTGACCGCGAAGGATATCAAGTACGCGAATGAGCGCGAGGTTCGGTATGTCATCATGAACCTGCCCGGCAAATTTGACGACATCCGTAGGGAATTAAAGCTAGGCGACCGTACTAAGCACTATGTCGAGGCGGATTTACCTCTTAAGAAGCGCGGCAACATCAAGGAAATTCTGATCGGGCCGCTCGCCCCCAAAGACGCGGAAGCGAAGGCCCGACTTTTCCTCAAAAAACAGGGCTACCCTGCCATTCGCATCGTTCGATCGAAGGTCACTCTCTGA
- a CDS encoding esterase/lipase family protein has protein sequence MHESSEIGGARCPGVVLLHGIARTSASLKSLERALQAAGFATLNIDYASRTNPIAALADDIHPAIARFAERDAPLHFVAHSMGGLITRAYIAKHRPHRLGGVVMLGTPNGGSEVANLLSGSRLFRAFYGPAGLELTTANRPDALPAPDYPVGVIAGNRFIDPVAGLFVLPKPNDGRVSVQSATLAGMADHVVVKASHTGLPRHAVAIAQTIAFLREGRFHVYA, from the coding sequence ATGCACGAGTCGTCTGAGATCGGCGGCGCGCGATGTCCGGGAGTGGTTCTGCTTCATGGCATCGCGCGCACCTCGGCTTCTCTGAAGAGCCTTGAGCGGGCGCTCCAGGCGGCTGGCTTCGCAACGCTCAATATCGACTACGCCAGTCGCACCAATCCAATCGCAGCCCTTGCGGACGATATCCACCCGGCCATCGCCCGCTTCGCCGAACGTGACGCCCCGCTCCATTTCGTCGCGCATTCGATGGGAGGCCTCATCACGCGCGCCTATATCGCGAAACACCGGCCGCACCGGCTTGGTGGTGTCGTGATGCTCGGCACGCCGAACGGCGGCAGCGAGGTCGCCAATCTCCTGAGCGGATCTCGCCTCTTCCGCGCATTCTACGGCCCGGCCGGGCTCGAACTCACCACAGCAAACCGACCGGATGCCCTGCCCGCCCCCGACTATCCGGTCGGCGTGATCGCGGGCAATCGATTCATCGACCCCGTCGCCGGCCTCTTTGTTCTACCGAAGCCGAATGATGGTCGAGTCTCGGTCCAGAGCGCGACGCTGGCCGGCATGGCCGACCATGTCGTCGTTAAGGCTTCTCATACCGGGCTGCCGCGTCACGCCGTCGCAATTGCACAGACCATCGCTTTCCTGCGCGAAGGCCGCTTTCACGTGTACGCGTGA
- a CDS encoding GntR family transcriptional regulator — MARRPAKAGGSIARGGGVALGEAVFRSLCEALQAGSYRAGDRLREEEVAQRLKVSRTPVREALGRLAARGFVEPAGGRGLIVRNLDISEVLELYAMREIMEGAAARLAAEHASAPEIDALRDIEQAFMEASATDAAEMAREMARLNRAFHEAICRAARNRYLDNASRELQDWIALLGPTTFTVSGRPSTSHGEHQAIIEAIAARDGDKAEQLARAHIREALRCRLKLLQKQ; from the coding sequence ATGGCGAGGCGCCCGGCAAAGGCAGGCGGATCGATCGCGCGCGGCGGTGGCGTGGCGCTGGGCGAAGCCGTGTTCCGCTCGCTTTGCGAGGCCCTCCAGGCCGGCAGCTACCGCGCCGGCGACCGCCTCCGCGAGGAGGAGGTTGCGCAGCGGCTGAAGGTCAGTCGCACCCCTGTGCGGGAGGCGCTTGGCCGGCTCGCGGCACGCGGCTTCGTCGAGCCCGCCGGCGGCCGCGGGCTGATCGTGCGCAACCTCGACATCTCGGAGGTGCTCGAGCTCTACGCGATGCGCGAGATCATGGAAGGTGCCGCCGCGCGCCTTGCCGCCGAGCACGCATCTGCGCCGGAGATCGACGCGCTCAGGGATATCGAGCAAGCATTCATGGAGGCGTCCGCGACCGACGCCGCCGAGATGGCAAGAGAAATGGCAAGGCTCAACCGCGCCTTCCACGAGGCGATCTGCCGCGCCGCCCGCAACCGCTATCTCGACAACGCTTCGCGGGAATTGCAGGACTGGATCGCCCTGCTCGGCCCGACCACCTTCACCGTGTCCGGCCGTCCCTCGACCAGCCACGGCGAGCATCAGGCGATCATCGAGGCGATTGCCGCGCGCGACGGCGACAAGGCCGAACAGCTCGCGCGCGCCCACATCCGCGAGGCGCTGCGCTGCCGGCTCAAGTTGTTGCAGAAGCAGTAG
- the tcuB gene encoding tricarballylate utilization 4Fe-4S protein TcuB has product MHGTRILDEADRLMTVCNSCRYCEGLCAVFPAMEMRRAFSDGDLNYLANLCHSCGACYVDCQFSPPHEFNVNVPQTLAIARAESYAAYAWPRALSGAFARNGLVISIVAALSMAAFIFGFAALNDRSVLFGVHTGPGAFYRLMPHNAMAALFSAAFLFAILALVMSVRAFWRDIGTPIGGRADGGSIFQAIRDAGELRYLHGGGVGCYNEDDKPTDRRKLFHHLTFYGFLLCFAATSVGTLYHYLLGREAPYPWWDLPAVLGTLGGIGLVVGPVGLFIAKSRRAPELLDESSSGMDVGFIAMLFLTGLTGMLLLILRETAAMGPLLALHLGAVFALFITMPYGKFVHGIYRFAALLRYAQERRTEA; this is encoded by the coding sequence ATGCACGGAACTAGGATTTTGGACGAAGCCGACCGTCTGATGACGGTCTGCAATTCCTGCCGCTATTGCGAGGGTCTGTGCGCGGTGTTTCCCGCCATGGAGATGCGCCGCGCCTTCTCCGATGGCGACCTCAACTATCTCGCCAATCTCTGCCATTCCTGCGGCGCCTGTTACGTCGACTGCCAGTTCTCGCCGCCGCACGAGTTCAATGTCAACGTTCCCCAGACGCTCGCGATCGCGCGCGCGGAATCCTACGCCGCCTATGCCTGGCCGCGGGCGCTGTCCGGCGCCTTCGCGCGCAACGGCCTCGTCATCAGCATCGTCGCCGCGCTCAGCATGGCGGCTTTCATCTTCGGCTTTGCAGCCTTGAATGACCGCAGCGTGCTGTTCGGCGTGCACACCGGTCCCGGCGCGTTCTACAGGCTGATGCCGCACAATGCGATGGCGGCGCTGTTCAGCGCGGCGTTTCTCTTCGCCATCCTCGCGCTGGTCATGAGCGTGCGTGCGTTCTGGCGCGACATCGGGACGCCCATCGGCGGCCGCGCCGATGGCGGCTCGATCTTTCAGGCGATCCGCGATGCCGGCGAGCTGCGCTATCTCCACGGCGGCGGCGTCGGCTGCTACAACGAGGACGACAAGCCGACCGACCGGCGCAAGCTGTTCCATCATTTGACGTTCTACGGCTTCCTGCTGTGCTTTGCCGCGACCTCGGTTGGCACGCTCTATCACTATCTGCTCGGCCGCGAGGCGCCGTATCCCTGGTGGGACCTGCCCGCGGTGCTCGGCACGCTCGGTGGCATCGGCCTCGTCGTTGGCCCCGTCGGCCTGTTCATCGCGAAGTCGCGCCGTGCGCCCGAGCTGCTCGACGAGAGCAGCTCAGGCATGGATGTCGGCTTCATCGCCATGCTGTTCCTGACCGGTCTCACCGGCATGTTGCTTCTCATTCTGCGTGAGACCGCCGCCATGGGGCCGCTGCTCGCGCTGCATCTCGGCGCCGTGTTCGCGTTGTTCATCACCATGCCGTATGGCAAGTTCGTGCACGGCATCTATCGCTTCGCGGCGCTGCTGCGTTACGCGCAGGAGCGGCGGACGGAGGCTTAG
- the tcuA gene encoding FAD-dependent tricarballylate dehydrogenase TcuA: protein MGSKYDVLVIGGGNAALCAAIAARRGGASVLVLEGAPKFYRGGNTRHTRNMRCAHDAATEILTGPYTEEEFWEDLLRVTGGQTDEVLARHMIRESKDILNWIVEQGVRWQPSLGGTLSLGRTNSFFLGGGRAMLNALYLTAERLGVDVAYDAEVTDLVIEDGMFLAARLKRPIGGETEIRATSLVAAAGGFEANIEWLKQYWGEAADNFLIRGTPYNRGSILKMLLAKGVQEVGDPTQCHAVAIDARAPKFDGGIITRHDSVVFGIVVNKHAERFYDEGEDIWPKRYAIWGRLVAAQPDQIAYIIFDSTVVTSFMPTLFPPIAGQTVAELAGKLTLDPVALEKTITEFNAAVRPGTFDHTILDDCVTEGVTPPKTHWARKIETPPFLAYPVRPGITFTYLGTRVNKESRMLMADGKPSANMFAAGEIMAGNVLGKGYAAGMGMTIGSVFGRIAGREAAKHARN, encoded by the coding sequence ATGGGCAGCAAATACGACGTGCTGGTGATCGGCGGCGGCAACGCGGCGCTGTGCGCGGCGATCGCGGCACGACGCGGCGGTGCGTCCGTGCTGGTGCTCGAAGGTGCGCCAAAATTCTATCGCGGCGGCAACACCCGCCACACCCGCAACATGCGCTGCGCCCATGACGCCGCCACCGAAATCCTCACCGGTCCCTATACCGAGGAGGAGTTCTGGGAGGATCTCTTGCGCGTCACCGGCGGGCAGACCGACGAGGTGCTGGCCCGCCACATGATCCGGGAGTCCAAGGACATCCTCAACTGGATCGTGGAGCAGGGCGTGCGCTGGCAACCCTCGCTCGGCGGCACGCTGAGCCTCGGCCGCACCAACTCGTTCTTCCTCGGCGGCGGCCGCGCCATGCTGAATGCGCTCTATCTCACCGCCGAGCGGCTTGGCGTCGATGTCGCATACGATGCCGAGGTCACCGACCTCGTGATCGAGGACGGCATGTTCCTCGCCGCGCGCTTGAAGCGGCCGATCGGGGGCGAGACCGAGATCCGCGCGACCTCGCTGGTCGCCGCCGCCGGCGGCTTCGAGGCCAACATCGAATGGCTGAAGCAATATTGGGGCGAGGCCGCCGACAATTTCCTGATCCGCGGCACGCCCTATAACCGCGGCTCGATCCTGAAGATGCTGCTCGCCAAGGGCGTGCAGGAGGTCGGCGATCCCACCCAGTGCCATGCGGTCGCGATCGACGCGCGCGCGCCAAAATTCGACGGTGGCATCATCACGCGCCATGACTCCGTTGTGTTCGGCATCGTCGTCAACAAGCACGCTGAGCGATTCTACGACGAGGGCGAGGACATCTGGCCGAAGCGCTACGCGATCTGGGGCCGGCTGGTCGCGGCGCAGCCCGACCAGATCGCCTACATCATCTTCGACTCGACCGTCGTCACCAGCTTCATGCCGACGCTGTTCCCGCCGATCGCCGGGCAGACGGTCGCCGAGCTTGCCGGCAAGCTGACGCTCGACCCAGTTGCTCTGGAAAAGACCATCACCGAATTCAACGCCGCGGTGCGGCCCGGTACCTTCGATCACACCATTCTCGACGATTGCGTGACCGAAGGCGTCACACCGCCCAAGACGCACTGGGCACGCAAAATCGAGACACCGCCTTTTCTCGCCTATCCGGTGCGGCCCGGCATCACCTTCACCTATCTCGGCACGCGGGTGAACAAGGAGTCGCGCATGCTGATGGCTGACGGCAAGCCGTCGGCCAACATGTTCGCGGCCGGCGAGATCATGGCAGGCAACGTGCTCGGCAAAGGCTACGCGGCCGGCATGGGCATGACCATCGGCAGCGTGTTCGGGCGGATCGCAGGACGGGAAGCGGCGAAACATGCACGGAACTAG